Proteins encoded by one window of Aspergillus puulaauensis MK2 DNA, chromosome 4, nearly complete sequence:
- a CDS encoding putative 3-oxo-5-alpha-steroid 4-dehydrogenase (COG:I;~EggNog:ENOG410PNBK;~InterPro:IPR039698,IPR001104;~PFAM:PF02544;~TransMembrane:7 (o22-43i104-121o141-159i179-199o219-236i257-279o291-309i);~go_function: GO:0003865 - 3-oxo-5-alpha-steroid 4-dehydrogenase activity [Evidence IEA];~go_function: GO:0016627 - oxidoreductase activity, acting on the CH-CH group of donors [Evidence IEA];~go_process: GO:0006488 - dolichol-linked oligosaccharide biosynthetic process [Evidence IEA];~go_process: GO:0006629 - lipid metabolic process [Evidence IEA]) — MEFIAHIVDSALSITDMDAVDALRAFFLFAACMILSVSLPASLRSRFIPYGARATSTAAVESEASASTPTTKSTSASLSSTPAVAHALDYVATFRVPHSYFTQFYVISVLSSIFWALQLLSHGRAVQAIATRIREEHMQEAISINQVMLCCGLMLIQGVRRLNECLSFSKPSSSKMWFAHWFAGIGFYLAVTVAVWIEGSGTVLAHELSLDDFNLTTRFSGRTLLSIPIFILASGIQHDCHHYLFSLKKYTLPTHPMFSRIICPHYTAECIIYLSLALLGAPEGETVNKTLLSAVVFVAVNLGVTASTTRKWYKEKFGEAAVQGKWNMIPLIY, encoded by the exons ATGGAGTTTATCGCTCACATTGTTGACTCCGCACTCTCCATCACAGACATGGACGCGGTCGACGCCCTTCGAGCTTTTTTCCTCTTCGCAGCTTGCATG ATCCTCTCTGTTAGTCTGCCCGCTTCACTTCGGTCGCGCTTCATCCCTTATGGCGCTCGTGCAACATCAACAGCTGCAGTCGAGTCGGAGGCCTCTGCTTCCACGCCGACCACGAAGTCGACCTCAGCCTCGCTCTCGAGCACGCCCGCAGTGGCACACGCCCTTGATTACGTCGCCACTTTTAGAGTCCCTCACAGCTACTTCACGCAGTTCTACGTCATCTCGGTGCTGTCGTCGATCTTCTGGGCTTTGCAGCTTCTGTCGCACGGGCGCGCGGTCCAGGCCATTGCAACTCGAATCCGGGAAGAGCACATGCAGGAAGCAATCTCGATAAATCAGGTTATGCTGTGCTGTGGCTTAATGCTAATCCAGGGGGTGAGACGGCTAAACGAGTGTCTTAGCTTCTCAAAACCGTCGTCGTCAAAAATGTGGTTCGCCCATTGGTTCGCAGGTATCGGCTTTTACCTAGCGGTGACCGTTGCAGTCTGGATCGAGGGATCAG GGACGGTTCTTGCTCACGAATTGAGTCTAGATGATTTCAACCTCACGACACGTTTCTCTGGGCGGACGCTTCTGAGTAttcccatcttcatccttgcATCGGGTATTCAACACGACTGCCACCATTATCTATTCTCATTGAAGAAGTATACCCTGCCTACTCATCCCATGTTCAGCAGGATCATATGTCCGCACTACACAGCTGAGTGCATAATATATCTATCCCTGGCGCTGCTAGGCGCTCCAGAGGGCGAGACCGTGAACAAAACACTGCTCTCTGCTGTCGTCTTTGTCGCGGTTAATCTAGGTGTCACGGCCTCGACAACCCGAAAATGGTACAAAGAGAAGTTTGGCGAAGCCGCAGTTCAGGGGAAATGGAACATGATTCCCTTGATTTATTAG
- a CDS encoding uncharacterized protein (COG:S;~EggNog:ENOG410PXEM;~InterPro:IPR018593,IPR036167,IPR042777;~PFAM:PF09631;~go_component: GO:0000214 - tRNA-intron endonuclease complex [Evidence IEA];~go_process: GO:0000379 - tRNA-type intron splice site recognition and cleavage [Evidence IEA];~go_process: GO:0006388 - tRNA splicing, via endonucleolytic cleavage and ligation [Evidence IEA]): MTKAAPSPPLPEPSALTTLISATDNPLAATTHQVLHNLQHQHLWTSLKIHDLSTKFPISLISGIPPHRVYTHPDEQLYMVVRGLREDDVELDRMFVIPTVQGQSWSLEKMAAVFDALSDPSDDEVEEEAKAETEEQSSDAVAGGADADKAAKLAEYYEYRTKARRTGEWGSKRLLLAMIDKGMGGEGTVVYYVIQEGTVKPRQN; this comes from the coding sequence ATGACAAAAGCAGCACCTTCGCCTCCACTCCCCGAACCCTCCGCGCTCACCACGCTCATCTCCGCCACCGACAACCCCCTCGCCGCAACTACGCATCAAGTCCTCCACAACctgcaacaccaacacctctGGACCTCACTCAAGATCCACGACCTGTCGACGAAGTTTCctatttctttaatatccGGTATTCCACCGCACCGCGTCTACACTCATCCCGATGAGCAGTTATACATGGTCGTGCGCGGTTTGCGCGAGGACGATGTAGAGCTAGATCGCATGTTTGTCATCCCAACCGTCCAGGGCCAATCGTGGagcttggagaagatggctgcgGTGTTCGATGCGCTGTCTGATCCTTCTGATGACGAAGTAGAGGAAGAGGCCAAGGCGGAGACCGAAGAACAGTCCTCGGATGCAGTGGCTGGCGGCGCGGATGCAGACAAAGCTGCAAAGTTGGCGGAGTACTACGAATATCGGACCAAGGCTCGTCGCACTGGGGAGTGGGGTTCAAAAAGGCTTCTTTTGGCTATGATTGATAAGGGGATGGGGGGTGAGGGGACTGTTGTTTACTATGTCATCCAGGAGGGGACTGTCAAGCCAAGGCAAAATTAG
- the SIP3 gene encoding putative transcription factor SipA3 (COG:T;~EggNog:ENOG410PHZZ;~InterPro:IPR039463,IPR031968,IPR027267,IPR011993, IPR001849,IPR042067;~PFAM:PF16016,PF00169,PF16746;~TransMembrane:2 (o1109-1133i1145-1162o)), giving the protein MSTQQPQTPLPQVGKLVSVVPVGLKEAALDSPTFRATTLHFSDQIEYLERWLDGYAKAASRLATELAALEGIVGTFLSYSTNPLSVSEATLDHDYTLLSMRRSGESSKDMWNGLVLAARKIETLVSEPIRVFIQEDLRSFKENRRILDHAQKQYDTLQARYSSQSKSKEPSSLREDAFQLHEARKAYLKASMDFSVQAPQIRNALDRLLIRVSFDQWRELKTLHHNHGAAFSKWGQEMDRIKGWLHEMEGSERFSKRELFSARSQIEDAAESAVRPSRELEDYSISTVPYLGSRPMSFDTKDARPEKQGWVNLRVLSHKPTRASWVRRWAFLKNGIFGCLVQGIRTGGVEETERIGVLLCSIRPAFQEERRFCFEVKTKSNNIMLQAETQKELMDWIAAFEAAKRKALENPASTDLSISGKGIVQDPAFAISQPPAPEFAADPADYLTSSISDEQSLSDRSGMLPLPERDPSAFRNSSDLGTHRRLTLEPESPAKDHTSRLIQKLDLHRRGNNTVQPSSSIPGAGGGIASLISASYSAISSTDIDANKLLPPSTLTPATLANPPAPTSLSKAAVLVSNERGIGVGLADKTGGMPSGMMANLWGSSNWSFMNRLELEYKGLPEEKAPSQDPETAALDTKGGPTDDKPKSRHRPTVSLDGDTSKIQRAILGESHEYPDYYPPQLKIQDAQFRLLFPNVKKEEPLVLVFRATWNPNDQQEFPGRAYVTTRNIYFYSHYFGLVLTTSVSLEKIKEVTAAPGRDCDFLFLHTIPPPGNDTPGRITVKTFLEPLKVLQKRLNFLIHDSTAVEPLELESIFKSLNKMATDQVTQTPSLDSWEDVAAGDKTDEPEEHPKSHTRAPIYIDKNLDLNRSRASSDAPKFRLPTQPVQYVPQGNLRLAAEKVFDLSTKAVFHILFGDKSAVWQLLLYQRRARNIRQGPWVRDDTRHLKRDFQYQIETADIFGRTNTKEISDYQLIDVLNDHLCYVVTDKRTPWHLPFRRNFRLVNKIVITFVTKGKCKLSVYTKVEWIWSPYGLQHMIDKQAMGDLEEDAMDLVDLVGDQVRKLGVQSRTKKAITIFGHVGRQSLASQFNLEPEAKVERRRPRVQRTLSQMLYETFVSFLQSAISSIIIWVFALLRWTFKTANANKVILALLASSVLLNGYYSSRSTLDWWQERNVGEFMARIGIHPDRVMSKAIYMRDIDEEIANSTVGQSSDNVSDCFYTFQQQTIRDSAAPLSLGTSSRKEAVARGATRRIQQTRERLGVYRYDLLVALRVINSIEKEVLQSEWERWLQQEVRRCRQVEGLLVNDADDKTDTEEGQTVLAGLNGDVKQWYETYCSSCEREQEQSATDVQLDRPKEPFL; this is encoded by the exons ATGTCGAcccagcagccgcagacGCCTTTACCCCAGGTCGGGAAGCTCGTCAGTGTGGT ACCAGTCGGGCTAAAAGAAGCTGCTCTCGACTCGCCCACTTTCCGTGCCACCACTCTTCACTTCTCCGACCAGATCGAATATCTCGAACGATGGCTCGACGGTTACGCGAAGGCCGCATCGCGGCTCGCGACGGAGCTTGCGGCTCTGGAGGGTATAGTGGGCACGTTTCTATCCTATTCCACGAACCCTCTCTCGGTTTCGGAAGCTACCCTGGATCATGATTATACCCTGCTCTCAATGCGGAGAAGTGGCGAGAGTTCGAAAGACATGTGGAATGGCTTGGTTTTAGCAGCCCGGAAGATAGAGACTCTAGTTTCAGAACCAATTAGGGTGTTCATCCAGGAAGACTTGCGGAGTTTCAAG GAGAACCGCCGCATCCTCGATCATGCACAGAAACAGTACGACACGTTGCAGGCGAGATACTCCTCTCAATCGAAATCTAAAGAACCCTCGTCGTTGAGGGAAGATGCATTTCAGCTCCACGAGGCTCGCAAGGCCTACCTTAAAGCGTCGATGGACTTTTCCGTTCAAGCGCCGCAGATACGAAATGCACTAGACCGGCTGTTAATCCGTGTTTCTTTCGATCAATGGAGGGAGCTGAAGACGCTTCACCACAACCATGGAGCGGCATTTTCGAAATGGGGCCAAGAAATGGACCGCATCAAAGGTTGGCTACATGAGATGGAGGGCAGTGAGAGGTTCTCTAAACGGGAGCTTTTCTCTGCGAGAAGCCAGATCGAGGATGCTGCGGAGTCCGCTGTTCGGCCATCGCGTGAATTGGAGGACTACTCAATATCCACAGTCCCATATCTTGGATCGCGCCCAATGTCATTTGACACAAAAGATGCCCGTCCCGAAAAGCAAGGATGGGTGAATTTGCGTGTTCTTTCACACAAGCCCACCCGCGCGTCATGGGTTAGACGTTGGGCCTTTTTAAAGAATGGCATCTTTGGTTGTTTGGTGCAGGGTATACGAACCGGCGGTGTGGAAGAGACCGAGAGAATCGGTGTCCTTCTTTGCAGCATTCGCCCTGCTTTTCAAGAAGAACGGAGGTTCTGCTTCGAGGTTAAGACGAAGAGCAACAATATAATGCTTCAGGCAGAGACACAAAAGGAGCTCATGGATTGGATAGCAGCCTTTGAAGCCGCTAAGAGGAAGGCATTGGAGAATCCGGCTAGCACCGACCTCTCAATTTCTGGAAAAGGAATCGTTCAGGATCCTGCTTTTGCCATATCTCAACCACCTGCCCCTGAGTTTGCAGCCGATCCTGCCGATTACTTGACTTCGAGTATAAGCGATGAACAGAGTTTGTCAGACCGCAGTGGCATGCTTCCGCTTCCTGAACGCGATCCGTCTGCTTTCCGGAACAGTAGTGATCTTGGTACACACAGACGATTGACACTGGAACCCGAGAGCCCTGCGAAGGATCATACCTCACGGCTTATCCAAAAGCTTGATCTCCACCGACGGGGCAACAACACAGTGCAGCCCTCTAGCTCCATACCgggagctggtggtggcatAGCTAGCCTTATCTCTGCCAGTTATAGCGCTATCTCATCGACCGACATTGATGCAAACAAGCTACTTCCACCGTCAACACTTACGCCAGCAACGTTGGcaaacccaccagccccAACAAGTCTAAGCAAAGCAGCTGTGCTCGTGAGCAACGAAAGGGGCATAGGAGTTGGCCTCGCCGACAAAACAGGGGGTATGCCAAGCGGCATGATGGCAAACCTATGGGGAAGCTCAAATTGGAGCTTCATGAATAGGCTGGAACTTGAGTACAAGGGACTTCCTGAAGAGAAAGCCCCGAGCCAGGACCCAGAAACTGCAGCACTGGACACGAAAGGCGGCCCTACTGATGACAAACCGAAGTCACGCCACAGACCAACGGTGAGCTTGGATGGTGATACCTCTAAGATTCAGCGAGCAATCTTGGGAGAGTCGCATGAGTATCCGGACTATTATCCTCCCCAGCTGAAAATTCAAGATGCGCAGTTCCGACTCCTTTTCCCCAATGTCAAAAAGGAGGAGCCTTTGGTCTTGGTATTCCGAGCCACCTGGAATCCTAACGATCAGCAGGAATTTCCTGGAAGAGCCTATGTTACTACTCGAAACATCTACTTCTATAGTCACTACTTTGGCCTGGTACTTACCACGAGCGTCtctttggagaagatcaaggaagTCACGGCGGCCCCTGGGCGAGATTGTGATTTCTTGTTCCTTCACACTATCCCACCACCCGGGAATGATACTCCTGGTCGAATCACGGTGAAGACTTTCCTTGAGCCGCTGAAGGTTCTCCAAAAGCGGCTAAATTTCCTCATTCATGATTCCACGGCTGTTGAGCCCCTGGAGCTAGAGAGCATTTTCAAGTCGCTCAATAAGATGGCTACAGATCAGGTTACTCAGACCCCCAGTTTAGACAGCTGGGAAGACGTGGCCGCGGGAGACAAAACAGATGAGCCTGAAGAGCACCCGAAATCTCATACCCGTGCACCCATATATATCGACAAGAACTTGGATTTGAATCGTTCTAGAGCTTCCAGTGACGCACCGAAATTCAGGCttccaacccaacccgtgCAGTATGTACCGCAGGGAAACCTGCGCCTGGCAGCAGAAAAGGTCTTTGATCTTAGCACGAAGGCTGTCTTCCATATCCTGTTTGGTGACAAGAGTGCTGTCTGGCAACTTCTACTATACCAGAGGAGAGCTCGAA ATATCAGACAAGGCCCCTGGGTCAGAGATGATACTCGCCACTTAAAACGGGATTTCCAGTATCAGATCGAAACAGCCGACATATTCG GTCGAACCAACACAAAGGAAATATCTGATTACCAGTTAATCGATGTCCTCAATGACCACCTCTGTTATGTTGTCACAGATAAAAGGACCCCGTGGCATCTTCCATTCCGACGAAATTTCAGGCTGGTCAATAAAATTGTGATCACTTTCGTCACTAAAGGGAAGTGTAAGCTATCTGTCTACACAAAAGTGGAATGGATATGGTCTCCTTATGGTCTTCAGC ACATGATTGATAAACAGGCCATGGGCgacttggaggaagatgctATGGACCTTGTTGATCTAGTTGGGGACCAAGTGCGCAAGCTCGGTGTACAAAGTCGGACTAAGAAAGCAATCACGATTTTCGGCCATGTTGGACGACAGAGCCTTGCATCGCAGTTCAATCTTGAGCCGGAAGCAAAAGTAGAACGTCGCAGACCGCGCGTCCAGAGAACACTATCCCAGATGCTTTACGAGACTTTTGTTTCATTCCTCCAGAGCGCTATTTCGTCGATAATTATCTGGGTCTTCGCCCTCCTACGCTGGACCTTTAAGACTGCAAATGCGAACAAGGTCATACTGGCGCTGCTTGCCTCCAGTGTCTTGTTGAATGGCTATTATTCATCGCGATCTACTCTCGACTGGTGGCAAGAACGAAATGTTGGGGAATTCATGGCTCGCATCGGAATTCACCCAGATCGTGTTATGAGCAAAGCTATATACATGCGAGACATCGACGAGGAAATCGCCAACTCGACTGTGGGACAAAGCAGTGACAATGTGAGTGATTGCTTCTATACGTTCCAGCAACAGACGATACGAGATTCCGCAGCTCCGCTATCGCTGGGCACATCCAGCCGGAAGGAGGCGGTAGCCCGGGGCGCAACCAGAAGAATCCAGCAAACTCGCGAACGGCTCGGCGTGTATCGATACGACCTCCTCGTTGCCCTCCGCGTCATCAACAGCATCGAGAAAGAAGTCCTCCAGAGCGAGTGGGAACGTTGGCTCCAGCAAGAAGTGCGACGTTGTCGTCAGGTTGAAGGCCTGCTTGTGAACGACGCTGATGATAAGACCGACACAGAAGAAGGCCAGACTGTGTTAGCAGGGCTTAACGGCGACGTTAAGCAGTGGTATGAAACGTACTGCTCTAGCTGCGAGAGGGAGCAGGAGCAATCTGCCACCGACGTCCAGCTTGATCGCCCGAAAGAACCGTTTCTGTAA
- the PIN4 gene encoding peptidylprolyl isomerase (COG:O;~EggNog:ENOG410PQBE;~InterPro:IPR000297,IPR043323;~PFAM:PF13616,PF00639;~go_function: GO:0003677 - DNA binding [Evidence IEA];~go_function: GO:0003755 - peptidyl-prolyl cis-trans isomerase activity [Evidence IEA];~go_process: GO:0006364 - rRNA processing [Evidence IEA]) produces the protein MGKTNTKSGSGGGGDKKGKGKEKAKPESASSAAGKGKATKSVSRVNSRHILCEKFSKKEEALEKIRNGVKFDDVAREYSEDKARHGGLVGWKQRTELDPVYAQVAFELEPSTSSSPKYAEAKTEHGYHIIMVEGRE, from the exons ATGGGCAAAACCAATACCAAaagcggcagcggcggcggcggcgacaagaaaggcaaaggcaaggagaaggcgaagcccGAAAGCGCCAGCAGTGCTGCTGGAAAGGGCAAGGCAACAAAGTCCGTATCCAGAGTGAATTCCCGGCACATTCTT TGCGAGAAATTCTccaaaaaagaagaggcGCTGGAAAAGATCCGCAATGGTGTCAAATTCGATGACGTTGCGAGAGAATATTCAGAAGACAAGGCCAGACACG GCGGTTTGGTGGGATGGAAACAAAGGACTGAGCTAGATCCAGTCTACGCACAAGTTGCTTTCGAGTTGGAACCGAGTACGAGTAGTAGCCCCAAGTATGCGGAAGCGAAAACTGAACACGGGTATCATATTATCATGGTTGAGGGCAGGGAGTGA
- the HUT1 gene encoding UDP-galactose transporter HUT1 (BUSCO:EOG09264F1U;~COG:G;~EggNog:ENOG410PG99;~InterPro:IPR013657;~PFAM:PF08449;~TransMembrane:10 (i60-80o106-128i148-168o174-195i202-221o241-259i280-298o341-359i366-386o392-411i);~go_process: GO:0055085 - transmembrane transport [Evidence IEA]), which yields MARQKQTKPIQRAASSELVNMLPGDSPARSKQQNGDAKAAVASAGATDGKEHGVADTPGLLQLAICVVGIYASFLSWGVLQEAITTVSYPVRPATAAEPEPPTERFTFSIVLNTIQSTFAAITGFLYLYFSTPKGAKIPSIFPTQKIIFPLVLVSISSSLASPFGYASLAHIDYLTFILAKSCKLLPVMFLHLTIFRKRYPLYKYGVVLLVTLGVATFTLHHPGTSKKVAASAAKGQSGSSTWGIFLLSINLLLDGLTNTTQDHVFSSPQVYTRFTGPQMMVAQNVLSTLLTSAYLLIMPHLSSTGIIHAILPIPIPPSTETELATAVSFLSRHPEVLKSVLGFAACGAIGQLFIFYTLSRFSSLLLVTVTVTRKMLTMLLSVFWFGHSLSAGQWLGISLVFGGIGAEAVVQRQEKKAKALAKKSD from the exons ATGGCGcgccagaaacaaacaaagcCCATCCAACGCGCCGCATCCTCTGAGCTGGTAAATATGCTTCCAGGCGATTCTCCTGCCAGGTCAAAGCAGCAGAATGGGGACGCAAAGGCAGCTGTCGCAAGCGCAGGCGCAACTGATGGCAAAGAGCACGGAGTTGCAGACACCCCCGGCCTGTTGCAGCTTGCGATCTGTGTCGTGGGGATATACGCTTCTTT CCTGTCATGGGGTGTTCTTCAAGAAGCGATTACCACGGTTTCCTACCCCGTCCGTCCTGCTACTGCAGCCGAACCAGAGCCACCCACCGAGCGGTTCACATTCTCGATTGTGTTGAATACTATACAGTCGACGTTTGCTGCAATTACCGGTTTCCTGTACCTCTACTTCTCGACCCCCAAGGGCGCAAAGATTCCATCGATTTTCCCGACCCAGAAGATCATTTTTCCTCTGGTTCTCGTCAGCATTTCGTCCTCTCTTGCTTCTCCATTTGGATATGCAAGTCTTGCGCACATTGACTACCTCACCTTCATTCTCGCCAAGTCGTGCAAATTGCTCCCAGTCATGTTCCTCCATCTGACCATCTTTCGCAAGCGATATCCCTTGTACAAGTACGGGGTGGTTCTCCTGGTTACACTCGGCGTTGCGACATTCACCCTGCACCACCCAGGGACGAGTAAGAAGGTTGCTGCTTCCGCCGCCAAGGGCCAATCGGGGTCGTCGACATGgggcatcttcctcctctctaTCAATTTGCTGCTTGACGGGCTCACAAACACTACCCAAGACCATGTCTTCAGCTCCCCCCAGGTCTACACCCGATTTACGGGACCACAGATGATGGTAGCCCAGAACGTCCTCTCAACGCTCCTGACTTCGGCTTACCTCCTAATCATGCCCCATCTATCATCAACCGGCATCATACATGCGATCCTCCCGATCCCAATTCCGCCCTCGACCGAGACGGAGCTGGCGACTGCCGTGTCGTTTCTTTCCCGGCATCCCGAGGTTCTGAAGAGTGTCCTTGGGTTTGCAGCTTGCGGCGCGATTGGACAACTGTTCATTTTCTACACTCTGTCTCGATTCTCGTCTCTGCTCCTGGTGACGGTAACAGTGACCCGCAAAATGCTTACCATGCTTTTGAGTGTTTTTTGGTTTGGTCACTCACTATCCGCTGGACAGTGGCTTGGAATCAGCCTGGTCTTTGGTGGCATTGGGGCAGAAGCTGTCGTTCAGaggcaggaaaagaaggccaaggcGTTGGCTAAGAAGTCGGATTAG
- a CDS encoding uncharacterized protein (COG:S;~EggNog:ENOG410PP59;~InterPro:IPR027450,IPR005123,IPR037151,IPR032862;~PFAM:PF13532;~go_function: GO:0016491 - oxidoreductase activity [Evidence IEA];~go_process: GO:0055114 - oxidation-reduction process [Evidence IEA]) — translation MTRREKEPGSSLEAARISRLPGDAFYIPEFITDADEANLLQKITSAPLPHWKNLSRRRLQTYPSSLTSSNTLLSSPLPSWLTTPIITPNFTALNLFADSPHNTPNHVLVNEYQPGQGIMPHEDGAAYHPLVATVSLGAEIVLDLYEKSNNRDNDTDEGNTGDKEEQARQPKYRILQERRSLLVTRNGLYKDYLHGIAERDRDDGLAPDSICNWELLGEPERFRAGWYMRETRVSLTYRDVLKVAKVGNTMQFLNRNI, via the exons ATGACGCGGAGGGAGAAAGAGCCTGGATCCAGCCTGGAGGCGGCCCGCATATCGCGACTGCCCGGCGACGCCTTCTACATTCCAGAATTTATCACCGACGCCGACGAGGCGAATCTCTTGCAGAAG ATAACATCCGCCCCTCTTCCCCACTGGAAAAACCTCTCCAGACGCCGCCTCCAAACCTATCCTTCATCCCTGACAAGCTCCAACACCCTGCTCTCCTCCCCGCTACCTTCCTGGCTAACCACCCCCATCATAACTCCCAACTTTACCGCTCTGAACCTTTTCGCCGACTCCCCGCACAACACCCCAAACCATGTCCTCGTGAATGAGTATCAGCCTGGACAGGGGATCATGCCCCATGAGGACGGGGCTGCATATCACCCGCTTGTTGCGACGGTGAGTTTGGGCGCGGAGATTGTGTTGGATTTGTATGAGAAGAGTAACAACCGGGATAATGATACGGATGAGGGCAATACCGGGGACAAAGAAGAGCAAGCTCGGCAGCCGAAATACCGGATCTTGCAGGAGAGGCGCAGCCTGCTGGTTACGCGAAACGGTCTCTACAAGGATTATTTGCATGGGATCGCGGAGCGGGACAGAGATGACGGCCTTGCGCCGGATTCGATTTGTAACTGGGAGCTATTGGGCGAACCGGAGCGGTTTCGCGCTGGGTGGTATATGAGGGAGACGAGAGTGAGTTTGACATATCGCGATGTGTTGAAGGTTGCGAAGGTGGGGAATACGATGCAGTTTTTGAATAGAAATATTTGA